A window of Pirellulales bacterium contains these coding sequences:
- a CDS encoding DUF6268 family outer membrane beta-barrel protein codes for MAGSLRCANRLQRWRSCCAPLLICVALAAGACADSVLPPLVSGDDVLESITRLPPSEEQSPFNRLPPVIPPGSVLSTRQPESVALLPPSADDSSFFSSPRDPGRAYDPLDEQILKEDAPALPPGFKNGVLQFTTFRKTFLLQGSRETGMGIQSILLQTVFALPLFTRDKPIFITPYFQANILQGPVQTDLPPQLYDVSLEFRILRQPTPQWGVDLAFAPTILSDFQNMSHQAYRWVGRAAALYTYSPTLQIAGGAMATGRTDVPVLPIGGLIWTPTPDWRHEIIFPKPKLARRLTDSVNADWWAYTAGEFGGNSYAIERAWGANDIATYRDLRFILGLERKTVSGVYHRFEAGYVFDRLISYQSGTPSYAPTPTVMLRGEAVY; via the coding sequence ATGGCAGGCTCTCTGCGATGCGCGAATCGCCTGCAGCGCTGGCGATCGTGCTGCGCGCCGTTGTTGATCTGCGTCGCGCTCGCGGCGGGAGCCTGTGCTGACAGCGTGCTTCCGCCGCTAGTTTCTGGCGATGACGTGCTGGAAAGCATCACGCGTTTGCCGCCGTCGGAAGAACAGTCTCCCTTCAATCGTTTGCCGCCGGTGATTCCGCCCGGTTCGGTACTCTCGACGCGGCAACCCGAAAGCGTGGCGCTGTTACCTCCTAGCGCCGACGACTCGAGCTTCTTTAGCAGTCCGCGCGATCCGGGCCGGGCTTACGACCCGCTCGACGAGCAGATTTTGAAGGAAGACGCCCCCGCGTTGCCGCCGGGCTTCAAGAACGGCGTGCTGCAATTCACCACCTTTCGCAAGACCTTCCTGCTGCAAGGGTCACGCGAAACAGGGATGGGCATACAGAGCATCCTGCTGCAGACCGTCTTCGCGCTACCACTCTTCACGCGCGACAAGCCGATTTTTATCACGCCCTATTTTCAGGCCAACATTCTGCAAGGTCCGGTTCAGACCGATCTGCCGCCGCAGTTGTACGACGTGTCGCTGGAGTTTCGAATCCTACGGCAGCCCACGCCGCAATGGGGAGTCGATCTGGCGTTCGCGCCGACGATCCTCAGCGATTTCCAGAACATGTCGCATCAGGCATATCGCTGGGTAGGCCGCGCGGCGGCGCTTTATACGTACTCGCCCACGCTGCAAATCGCGGGGGGTGCGATGGCTACCGGACGCACCGACGTGCCGGTGTTGCCGATCGGCGGTTTAATTTGGACACCGACTCCGGATTGGCGCCACGAGATCATTTTCCCGAAGCCGAAACTCGCCCGTCGGCTGACCGATAGCGTCAACGCCGATTGGTGGGCCTACACTGCCGGCGAATTCGGCGGCAATAGCTACGCCATCGAGCGGGCGTGGGGCGCCAACGACATCGCGACCTATCGCGACCTGAGATTTATCCTGGGGCTGGAACGCAAAACGGTCTCCGGCGTCTATCACCGCTTCGAAGCCGGCTATGTCTTCGATCGCTTGATCTCTTATCAGAGCGGAACGCCCTCGTACGCCCCCACGCCAACCGTGATGTTGCGCGGCGAAGCCGTTTACTAG